Within the Musa acuminata AAA Group cultivar baxijiao chromosome BXJ2-9, Cavendish_Baxijiao_AAA, whole genome shotgun sequence genome, the region TCGCCTCCATCAGTGGTTGCCTCCGATCCGTGGCTGTTCCAATCTCGAAGGTGATCGATGTCGTCTCTTGCCCTCATCATAAATAAAGATGTCGGCGTTACTGAATTCTTCTAGCGAGTACCTCCGACAATGCTACTATTAGGTCTGCAAGTCTCATACGTCGCCTAAGTTTCAGCCACAACGTACCAAGAAAGGTAGTAGAATCATTGAATGCACAAGTGTTCGACGAAGACAAAGAAGTTCGTACAACCATTGAATGTATGACTACTGATCAGAACGTACATACTAGGTGGATAAGGCGACGCAGCGTGGGGGCAATACTTACCATCAGCGGGGGCTCAGGTTGGGGAGCTCCGGTgaggagagaagagagaggagagTTCCATGATCGATATAACGAGAGATGATAAGGGTCTTGCGATGGGAGCAACAATATAGAGATGATGGAGTCTCGCAGTGAGATCTTGCGTTGGTACAAAGACAATTAACTATGGATATTAACTAGAGATATTTAtacaattataaaaataaaataaatatttttaaaaaatagatattataataatattggaAAAATTATCGATGGCGATCGAGTCAATCTGACATGGTCCAAATCTAAAAGTGTAAGAGCCTCCGAAATATTTTCGAGATGATTCTTGAGTGAATATGAGATGATATTGAGATAGCTCCACGATGGGAGGTTCGATCTTCCAATGTATCGCTTGTCTTAAGATCGATATCGGAAGAAGTTTTCTGATTTGATCCCtctaaaatattcaatttaatctaAATTATTTACTAGAATATGAGTTTTTGAGAATCGTTTGATACAGTGCTAAGGGttaacttttatatatgatcgtgataatttttaattacttaaagtcttatttttaatattttattcatacGTACGAATCATCTTCCATAAACTATTATCCATGGGGAGGAGAGGCACAGGTGAAAAGTGattgagattttttattttttattttctacccATTGTCCGACCTCCGCATGGTATTAAATATACATGTGATCGAATGATCTTCCATAAACTATTATCCATGGGGAGGGACAGGTGAAGGGTGAttgaatcttttttattttttatgttttattttctgCGTCAACCTCTGCATGGTATTAAGTGTACACGTGATTGCCAACGTTTACCTACCAAATGCTACAATGTGAACGCATGAACGGCAGTTATATTTTCTAAATATTATTTACGTACAAATGAGGGCAGTTAGATATACAATAATATACAATGTGAACGCAGGACCGGCAAATGACAAGTTCATttacttataaatatatattttattatgttcATATAGTGATATTTGCTGTCGTTACTCAACAGCCACATCGTTGGACTCGCTGCCACGTACAGAAGGTGGGCGCCGCGGAGGAATCGCCGGACACGCCGGACGCCGTTCCAACAACAAATCCTACTGAAGTCCTTTGGCATCCGACGCGAAGTGACGGACACGCTTGCTTTCTCCCCATCGTCTAGTAAGGAACATTCGAACGCAACGAAAATTGTCTTCGCCAAGTGACGGACACGCTTGTGTTCTCCCTACCCTATACTAAGGAACATTGGATCCCAACCAAACTTGTCTTCTCCACTTGCGCAACCGTCTCGCCCATCCGAACACGATGATctcctcgtcttcctcttccGGTAGGAGATTACTTTCTTCCCTTGCAACCACGCTGGTCTCGCAAGTTAAGGTTTTTGTTTCGGTAGGAAGCGAAGGTGAGGAGGAGATGCAGATGACTCCGCTGCAGAAGCACGCGGCCTTCTTCGACAGGAACAACGACGGCGTCATCTATCCTTCCGAGACCTACCGAGGTCCCATCTCTCCCTCTCGGCATTCTCTCTATTCTCTTTGATCCCAATTGTTCTCGATCGGTTACTGGTTGATCTGATAGGGCTTCGGGCAATCGGGAGTGGCGTTGCTTTGTCTGCTGTGAGCGCCCTCTTCATCAATGGCTTCCTCTCCCCCAAAACTAGTCCTGTGAGTTTGTGCTCTTCCTTGATGCCTTCTCGTTGCCTTGTTGGATGTGTTGATTTCTTGATTCTTTGCTGATTGAGAGATATGATCAATtgcttttcttgattatttatttatttatttatttatttattttacagaATTATTTTAAATGAATTAAATGCTTATTATTTCAACAAGGTAGTTGAATTTTGATCAATTATTTTGTAGTAGTACGTCAAATCGAGGTATTTTCTATATTAGTATATAaacaacaaaaaatatatttttgtttagtatTTAATCGTTCTTTTCACCATTCAATTTGGATGCACGCAGGGAAAAATTCCATCTCCTCTTCTTCCAATATATGTGAAGAATATTTACAAAGGGAAGCATGGAAGTGACTCAGGTGTCTATGACAGTGAAGGGaggtactttttcttttttttcctagtAACTTAATGGTTGAAATGTTCTAATATTTCTCTTCCAATTTCTTAGATATCATAACTAAATAACAAATTTTCTTATATATGATTTGGAAGCATAGCTGACTTAATTCTCATCTTGAATATTGAACTTAGTACGTCCTAAATAATTCTGTCATAAAACCATTGAAGAATTAGGAGGAGGAGTTATTTTGAGGTGCTAAATATATATCTCCAGAGGATGTTCCATTAAGAATGGTCATCGCTAGTCTTTTGATAGAGGAGAAAATAGCAAGTAAATTATCAGAAAATTTATATACCAAAAGGTCAAATTTCTAATACAACCAAAAGGTTGTAT harbors:
- the LOC103999178 gene encoding probable peroxygenase 4; this translates as MISSSSSSGSEGEEEMQMTPLQKHAAFFDRNNDGVIYPSETYRGLRAIGSGVALSAVSALFINGFLSPKTSPGKIPSPLLPIYVKNIYKGKHGSDSGVYDSEGRFVASKFEEIFQKHAKSNPNALTSKELMEMLRANRDPKDYSGWLASWTEWKLLYMLCKDKEGLLQKETIRAVYDGSIFLKLEAERKSSKKKA